One part of the Parabacteroides distasonis ATCC 8503 genome encodes these proteins:
- a CDS encoding zeta toxin family protein, whose amino-acid sequence MQHQKQQTVPYLYIISGCNGAGKTTASFTILPEMLKCREFVNSDEIAKGLSPFNADSIAVAVEASRIMYKRIKELIGAGETFAMETTLATRSVANLIREAQREGYYVTLLYFWLNTPDLAVERVKMRVAAGGHNIPEATIRRRYEAGIHNLFELYLPISDYWMITDNSMSPMEVIAKGFKNDKREVYNLDIFTKLEHHE is encoded by the coding sequence TTGCAGCATCAAAAACAGCAAACAGTGCCATATTTGTATATAATATCAGGTTGCAACGGAGCAGGAAAAACAACAGCTTCCTTCACTATTTTACCAGAAATGCTAAAATGTAGGGAGTTTGTTAACTCAGACGAGATAGCCAAGGGACTTTCCCCTTTTAATGCAGACAGTATAGCCGTCGCCGTTGAAGCTAGTCGTATTATGTATAAGCGGATAAAGGAACTCATCGGTGCTGGTGAGACTTTCGCAATGGAAACTACGCTGGCCACCCGTTCAGTCGCAAACCTGATACGGGAAGCACAAAGGGAAGGTTATTATGTTACATTGCTTTACTTCTGGCTGAATACGCCGGATCTAGCCGTGGAACGTGTGAAAATGAGGGTAGCCGCCGGAGGTCACAATATTCCGGAAGCAACGATACGGCGTCGGTATGAGGCCGGTATCCACAATTTATTTGAGCTATACCTTCCTATTAGTGACTATTGGATGATAACTGATAATTCGATGTCTCCCATGGAAGTGATCGCCAAGGGATTCAAGAATGATAAAAGGGAAGTGTATAATCTAGATATTTTTACAAAACTTGAACATCATGAATGA
- the hemW gene encoding radical SAM family heme chaperone HemW yields the protein MAGLYIHVPFCAKRCLYCDFFSNTEMKYKEPYINALIKEMELRKGYIGNEALETIYFGGGTPSQLDEKDFGKIFEAIYRLFDVAEQAEITLEANPDDMKREYVSLLRNYPFNRVSMGVQSFHPEDLRFLNRRHDREQAIKAVELCKEYGITNISIDLIYGLPNQTKQAWEENLRQAIRLDVPHLSAYHLIYEEGTALYKLMEAGKVTPVDEELSVSFFSTLIDRLAEAGYLHYEISNFARPGFFSKHNSSYWTGKKYLGLGPSAHSYNGIDREWNPSSLPIYIEGIENGHPTIESEDLDLCTRYNDFIITGLRTMWGVSFADIQTKFGRKLLSYCQKQAQPHINQGLLLQTGDKLILSKSGIFVSDGIMSDLLWV from the coding sequence ATGGCAGGCTTATACATCCACGTTCCTTTTTGCGCCAAGCGGTGTTTATACTGTGACTTTTTTTCCAATACGGAGATGAAGTATAAAGAGCCGTATATAAATGCACTTATAAAAGAGATGGAATTGCGGAAGGGATATATAGGAAACGAAGCATTAGAAACCATTTACTTCGGGGGAGGCACTCCCTCTCAATTAGACGAGAAGGATTTCGGTAAGATATTCGAAGCCATCTATCGTCTTTTTGATGTAGCCGAGCAAGCGGAGATTACCTTAGAGGCGAATCCGGATGACATGAAACGAGAATATGTATCGCTTCTCCGTAATTATCCTTTTAACCGGGTCAGCATGGGTGTACAGAGTTTTCATCCGGAAGATTTGCGTTTTCTGAATCGTCGCCATGACCGGGAACAAGCGATTAAAGCAGTAGAACTATGCAAGGAATATGGGATTACAAATATCAGTATCGATTTGATCTACGGACTTCCTAACCAAACGAAGCAAGCATGGGAAGAGAATTTGCGACAAGCGATCCGGCTGGATGTTCCCCATCTTTCCGCTTACCACCTCATTTACGAAGAAGGTACCGCACTTTACAAATTAATGGAAGCGGGAAAAGTAACTCCCGTAGACGAGGAGTTAAGCGTCTCGTTCTTTTCCACATTAATAGACCGGTTGGCAGAAGCGGGCTATTTGCATTACGAGATCTCCAATTTCGCCCGTCCCGGATTCTTCTCCAAGCACAATAGCTCCTACTGGACCGGAAAGAAATATCTGGGGCTCGGTCCTTCCGCCCATTCTTATAACGGAATAGACCGGGAATGGAATCCATCTTCTCTACCTATATATATAGAAGGTATAGAAAATGGGCATCCGACAATAGAATCCGAGGATTTAGACCTATGCACCCGGTACAACGACTTCATCATCACCGGCCTTCGAACCATGTGGGGAGTCTCTTTCGCTGATATCCAGACAAAATTTGGCAGGAAGCTCCTTTCTTATTGTCAAAAGCAAGCTCAACCCCATATCAACCAAGGTCTCTTATTACAAACCGGTGACAAATTGATTTTATCCAAGTCAGGAATCTTCGTTTCCGACGGAATCATGAGTGATCTACTTTGGGTATAA
- a CDS encoding elongation factor G, protein MKVYQTNEIKNISILGSSGSGKTTLAEAMLYEGGVIKRRGSVEAGNTVSDYFPVEKEYGYSVFSTVFSVEWQDRKLNFIDCPGSDDFVGGAVSALNVTDTALMVLNAQYGVEVGTVNQFRYTEQFHKPVIFVVNQLDNDKADYEGTIAQLKDRWGSKIVPIQYPISCGSSFNAVVDVLKMKMYRWKPEGGVPDVLEIPAEEMDKAMELHQALVEAAAENDDMLMEKFFEEGALSEDDMRAGIRAGLVTRGMFPVFCVCAGRDMCVRRTLEFLGNVVPCTDKMPRLITTEGVEVTPDSNGPTSLFFFKTTVEPHIGQVSYFKVISGKVKEGDDLMNADRGSKERIAQLFAVAGQTRTPVTEMVAGDIGATVKLKDVRRGNTLNGKGCDYRFDFIKYPDPKYRRAIKPVNEADAEKMMEILIRMREEDPTWVIEQSKELKQTIVSGQGEFHLRTLKWRIENNDKLPIEYLEPKIPYRETITKAARADYRHKKQSGGAGQFGEVHLIIEPYYEGMPAPDTYRFGGQEYKMNVRDTQIIDLDWGGKVVFVNCIVGGAIDARFLPAILKGIMARMEQGPLTGSYARDVRICVYDGKMHPVDSNEISFMLAGRNAFSTAFKEAGPKILEPVYDVEVSVPADYLGDVMSDLQGRRALIMGMNSEKGFEKLLAKVPLKEMSNYSTSLSSITGGRASFTMKFASYELVPADVQEKLLKAYEATQSEE, encoded by the coding sequence ATGAAAGTATACCAAACAAATGAAATTAAGAACATCTCTATCTTGGGAAGTTCGGGCTCTGGGAAAACCACTCTCGCTGAAGCTATGCTTTACGAGGGTGGAGTTATAAAACGTCGCGGCTCCGTTGAGGCAGGAAATACGGTGTCCGATTATTTCCCGGTTGAGAAAGAGTATGGATACTCAGTGTTCTCAACCGTTTTCAGTGTAGAATGGCAGGATCGGAAGCTGAATTTCATCGATTGTCCGGGTTCGGATGATTTCGTGGGAGGAGCTGTTTCCGCTCTGAATGTCACGGATACGGCACTGATGGTATTGAATGCCCAGTACGGTGTTGAGGTTGGAACCGTTAACCAGTTCCGGTATACTGAACAATTTCATAAACCGGTGATTTTCGTTGTCAATCAGCTTGATAATGATAAAGCCGACTATGAGGGAACCATCGCCCAGTTGAAAGACCGTTGGGGCAGTAAGATCGTTCCTATCCAATATCCGATTAGCTGCGGCTCTTCTTTCAATGCTGTGGTGGATGTATTAAAAATGAAGATGTATCGTTGGAAACCGGAAGGTGGAGTTCCTGATGTATTGGAAATCCCCGCCGAGGAAATGGATAAGGCGATGGAGTTGCATCAAGCCTTGGTGGAAGCCGCCGCTGAGAACGACGATATGTTGATGGAGAAATTCTTTGAGGAAGGTGCCTTGAGCGAGGATGATATGCGTGCCGGTATCCGTGCGGGCTTGGTTACTCGCGGTATGTTCCCGGTATTCTGCGTATGTGCCGGTCGTGATATGTGTGTTCGTCGTACGTTGGAGTTCTTGGGTAACGTGGTTCCTTGTACAGACAAGATGCCTCGTCTGATTACTACGGAAGGCGTAGAGGTGACTCCGGACTCGAATGGTCCTACTAGCTTGTTCTTCTTCAAGACTACCGTGGAACCTCATATTGGTCAGGTTTCCTATTTTAAAGTGATATCAGGAAAAGTAAAAGAAGGTGACGATTTGATGAATGCCGATCGTGGTTCCAAGGAGCGTATCGCACAGTTATTTGCGGTAGCCGGACAAACTCGTACCCCGGTTACGGAAATGGTGGCGGGTGATATTGGAGCGACCGTTAAGTTAAAGGATGTTCGCCGTGGTAATACATTGAACGGAAAGGGTTGTGATTATCGTTTCGACTTCATTAAATATCCGGATCCGAAATATCGTCGTGCTATCAAGCCGGTGAATGAGGCTGACGCCGAGAAGATGATGGAAATCTTGATACGTATGCGTGAGGAAGACCCGACATGGGTAATCGAGCAGTCCAAGGAATTGAAGCAGACAATCGTTTCCGGTCAAGGTGAGTTCCATCTTCGTACATTGAAATGGAGAATCGAGAATAATGATAAATTGCCGATCGAATATCTGGAGCCGAAGATCCCGTATCGTGAGACGATTACGAAAGCGGCTCGTGCGGATTACCGTCATAAGAAACAATCCGGTGGCGCAGGCCAGTTCGGTGAAGTTCATTTGATTATCGAGCCTTATTATGAAGGTATGCCTGCTCCGGATACCTACCGTTTCGGCGGACAGGAGTATAAGATGAATGTTCGTGATACTCAAATAATTGATTTGGATTGGGGTGGTAAAGTCGTGTTCGTAAACTGTATCGTTGGTGGTGCTATCGACGCTCGTTTCTTGCCAGCTATCTTGAAAGGTATCATGGCTCGTATGGAGCAAGGGCCGTTGACGGGTTCGTATGCTCGCGACGTGCGTATTTGCGTATACGATGGTAAGATGCACCCGGTAGACAGTAATGAAATCTCTTTCATGCTTGCCGGACGCAATGCGTTCAGTACCGCTTTCAAGGAGGCTGGCCCTAAGATCTTGGAGCCTGTTTACGATGTCGAGGTTTCCGTTCCTGCCGATTATCTGGGAGATGTGATGAGCGACTTGCAAGGACGCCGTGCCTTGATTATGGGTATGAATAGCGAGAAGGGATTTGAGAAACTATTGGCGAAAGTTCCTTTGAAAGAGATGTCTAACTATTCTACTTCACTAAGTTCCATTACGGGCGGACGTGCTTCCTTTACGATGAAGTTCGCTAGTTACGAGTTAGTTCCTGCCGATGTACAAGAGAAGTTGTTAAAGGCTTACGAGGCTACTCAATCAGAAGAATAG
- a CDS encoding UDP-2,3-diacylglucosamine diphosphatase codes for MILRKYYPTIVLSDIHLGSEHSRTEEVTHFLKHVDCDRLILNGDIIDGWQLKKSGKRWKQKHTDFFKVLMKMMEKRGTEIIYVVGNHDDFLDSLAPFKFSNISIVKDYLLKTRQGKRYFVTHGDIFDTVTTHMRWLAMLGDVGYTFLLWLNKVYNHRRERQGKPYFSLSQEVKHRVKSAVSYISEFEKELVRLAEAKHLDGIICGHIHQAANVWYGNVHYLNSGDWVESMTALVEDEQGEWDIVTYNNVQLYADAV; via the coding sequence ATGATATTAAGAAAGTACTATCCGACTATTGTCCTCTCGGACATCCATCTGGGATCGGAACATTCCCGGACGGAGGAGGTCACCCATTTTCTCAAGCACGTAGATTGCGATCGATTGATTCTGAATGGTGATATCATCGATGGCTGGCAATTGAAGAAATCCGGTAAACGCTGGAAACAAAAGCATACCGATTTCTTTAAGGTATTGATGAAGATGATGGAGAAAAGGGGTACGGAGATTATCTATGTAGTGGGGAACCATGATGATTTTCTCGACAGCTTGGCTCCTTTTAAGTTCTCCAATATATCGATCGTAAAGGATTATTTGCTGAAGACGAGACAAGGAAAACGCTATTTCGTGACACATGGCGATATTTTCGATACGGTTACGACCCATATGCGTTGGCTTGCCATGCTTGGGGATGTGGGGTATACTTTTTTATTGTGGTTGAATAAGGTTTACAATCATCGTAGAGAGCGGCAAGGAAAACCTTATTTCTCTTTATCCCAAGAGGTGAAACACCGGGTGAAAAGTGCGGTCTCTTATATCTCGGAGTTTGAGAAAGAGTTGGTACGCTTAGCGGAGGCCAAGCATTTGGACGGGATTATTTGCGGCCATATTCACCAAGCAGCGAACGTATGGTATGGTAATGTGCATTATCTAAATTCCGGCGATTGGGTGGAAAGCATGACCGCTCTCGTGGAGGATGAACAAGGAGAGTGGGATATTGTTACATATAATAATGTACAACTATATGCGGATGCCGTATGA
- a CDS encoding glycosyltransferase family protein, translating to MKILFIIQGEGRGHLTQALSLRQKLMAEGHEIVGVLVGKSPARRLPDFFLNKILSPVYPFESPNFLPTAKNKQVSLMRSILYNVLRLHKYMGSIRYIDRMIRQTDADVVVNFYELLTGLTYLLFRPKATMVCIAHQYLFLHPDFVFPKQSTLSLASLRFFTRLTAIGSVKKLALSFRKMREAPLGGIVVVPPLLRQEVLDAVPSNGSYLHGYLLNSGFSEEIRSWHSRHPSVPMHFFWDKKDQRAEVIIDDCLSFHQLDDTLFLRYMSGAKAYATTAGFESVCEAMYLNKPVLMVPTHIEQACNAYDASLSGAGVVADCFDLDALLSISESHVENPAFRHWVKQADWLILREFREDLLREEHLVTSLGRITTNWVVRLGRFLPI from the coding sequence ATGAAAATCCTGTTTATCATACAAGGTGAGGGACGTGGGCACTTGACCCAAGCGTTATCCTTACGTCAGAAATTGATGGCCGAAGGACATGAGATCGTTGGTGTGTTGGTCGGAAAAAGCCCAGCCCGCCGTTTACCGGATTTCTTCTTGAATAAGATTCTGTCGCCGGTATATCCGTTTGAGAGTCCGAATTTTTTACCGACGGCTAAGAATAAACAAGTGAGTTTGATGCGTAGCATATTATATAATGTATTGCGTCTGCACAAATACATGGGAAGTATCCGTTATATCGACCGGATGATTCGGCAGACAGATGCGGATGTTGTCGTGAATTTCTACGAGCTGCTGACGGGGCTGACTTACTTACTTTTCCGTCCGAAAGCGACGATGGTATGTATCGCCCATCAATATCTATTCTTGCATCCGGATTTCGTTTTCCCGAAGCAGAGCACATTGTCGTTGGCGTCGCTACGATTTTTTACGAGATTAACGGCGATAGGCTCCGTCAAAAAATTAGCCTTGTCTTTTCGGAAGATGCGTGAGGCGCCGTTGGGAGGAATAGTCGTGGTTCCTCCTTTATTAAGGCAAGAAGTCTTGGATGCGGTTCCCTCGAACGGCAGTTATTTGCATGGTTATTTGTTGAATAGCGGGTTTAGTGAGGAGATCCGTTCTTGGCATTCCCGTCATCCTTCGGTTCCGATGCATTTCTTTTGGGATAAGAAAGATCAGCGAGCCGAGGTGATAATAGACGATTGCCTTTCTTTCCATCAGCTGGATGATACGTTGTTTCTACGTTATATGTCGGGGGCGAAGGCTTATGCTACGACCGCCGGGTTCGAATCCGTATGTGAGGCGATGTATCTGAATAAACCTGTATTGATGGTTCCTACACATATTGAGCAAGCTTGCAATGCTTACGATGCCTCTTTGTCTGGCGCAGGCGTTGTCGCTGATTGTTTTGATCTGGACGCATTATTATCCATTTCGGAAAGCCATGTGGAGAATCCGGCTTTCCGGCATTGGGTGAAACAGGCGGATTGGCTTATTCTTCGTGAGTTCCGTGAGGATTTGTTGCGTGAGGAACATCTGGTAACGAGCCTAGGGAGGATTACGACAAATTGGGTGGTGCGTCTGGGGAGATTCCTGCCTATCTAG
- a CDS encoding O-acetylhomoserine aminocarboxypropyltransferase/cysteine synthase family protein, with the protein MDNKFKPETLCVQAGWQPKKGEPRVLPIYQSTTFKYETSEQMAKLFDLEESGYFYTRLQNPTNEAVAAKIAALEGGVAAMLTSSGQAASFFAFFNICEAGDHIVSATSIYGGTYNLLAVTLKKLGIECTFIDQDASEEEISKAFRPNTKAMFGEMISNPGVMVLDVEKFARIAHNHGVPLIVDNTFATPINCRPFEWGADIVTHSTTKYMDGHATSVGGCIVDSGNFDWEAHAEKFPGLCQPDPSYHGLTYTKAFGKLAFITKATSQLMRDLGAIQSPQNAFLLNLGLETLHLRVPQHCKNALAVAQWLQKCDKVAWVHYPELEGNPYHELAKKYLPNGSCGVLSFGLKGGREVAIKFMDSLKLAAIVTHVADARTCVLHPASHTHRQLSDEQLIEAGVAPDLIRFSVGIENADDIIADIEQALNK; encoded by the coding sequence ATGGATAACAAATTCAAACCGGAAACCCTGTGCGTACAGGCCGGTTGGCAACCCAAGAAAGGAGAACCCCGTGTCCTCCCGATCTATCAAAGCACGACATTCAAGTATGAGACGAGTGAGCAGATGGCTAAATTGTTCGATTTGGAGGAAAGCGGCTATTTCTATACCCGCCTTCAAAACCCGACAAACGAGGCTGTAGCCGCCAAGATCGCGGCGTTGGAAGGTGGCGTGGCTGCCATGCTGACCTCATCCGGGCAGGCCGCTAGCTTTTTCGCTTTCTTCAATATTTGCGAGGCTGGCGACCATATCGTAAGCGCAACCAGCATTTATGGAGGTACTTATAATCTACTGGCCGTTACCTTGAAGAAGCTGGGAATCGAATGCACATTCATCGATCAAGACGCGAGCGAGGAAGAGATCTCCAAGGCTTTCCGCCCGAATACGAAGGCGATGTTCGGCGAGATGATCTCCAATCCGGGCGTTATGGTATTGGATGTGGAGAAGTTTGCCCGCATCGCCCATAATCATGGCGTACCCTTGATCGTCGATAATACGTTTGCCACGCCGATCAATTGCCGTCCGTTCGAATGGGGAGCGGATATCGTTACGCACTCCACGACTAAATATATGGATGGCCATGCCACGAGCGTGGGCGGTTGTATCGTGGACAGCGGCAATTTCGATTGGGAAGCGCATGCCGAGAAGTTCCCGGGACTTTGCCAACCGGACCCTTCTTACCACGGATTGACCTATACCAAAGCATTCGGGAAATTAGCGTTCATCACGAAAGCGACTAGCCAACTGATGCGTGACCTTGGAGCGATCCAATCCCCGCAAAACGCATTCCTATTGAATCTGGGATTGGAGACCTTGCATCTTCGTGTACCGCAGCATTGCAAAAACGCCTTGGCGGTAGCGCAGTGGCTACAGAAGTGTGATAAGGTAGCTTGGGTTCATTATCCGGAATTGGAAGGCAATCCGTACCATGAACTCGCCAAGAAGTATCTACCGAATGGCTCTTGCGGCGTATTATCCTTCGGATTGAAAGGTGGACGTGAGGTGGCGATCAAGTTTATGGATAGCTTGAAACTCGCCGCTATCGTAACTCACGTAGCGGATGCCCGTACTTGCGTGCTTCACCCGGCCAGTCATACGCACCGCCAGTTGAGCGATGAGCAATTGATAGAGGCTGGCGTAGCTCCGGACTTAATCCGCTTCTCTGTAGGTATCGAGAACGCCGATGATATCATCGCCGATATCGAGCAAGCGTTGAATAAATAA
- a CDS encoding MATE family efflux transporter: MQGTKNLTEGVISRQLFNLAMPIMGTSFIQMAYSITDMAWVGRLGSEAVAAIGAVGILTWMTNSISYLNKVGSEVSVGQSIGAQNVEDARGFASHNLTIALILSLCWGFLLFVLARPIIGFYKLEEPIALNAVEYLRIVASAFPFIFLSAAFTGIHNASGLSKIPFYISGTGLLLNMVLDPLFILGFHLGTAGAAWATWISQAVVCGLFVYQLKCRNKLFGGFPFFVRLKERYTKRIFQLGLPVALLNTFFAIINLFMARTASTYGGHIGLMTLTAGGQMEAIAWNTSQGFSTALSAFTAQNYAARKKERILTAYHTTLKMTSIIGVLCTLLFVFYGSEVFSLIVPEQAAYEAGGIFLRIDGYSMILMMLEITTQGMFYGTGRTVPPAIISISCNTLRIPLAIGLAAAGLGITGVWWAISLSSMLKGIVAFIWFSILQKKIL; the protein is encoded by the coding sequence ATGCAAGGAACAAAAAATCTGACCGAAGGGGTCATTTCCCGGCAACTATTCAATCTGGCGATGCCGATCATGGGTACCTCATTTATCCAAATGGCCTATAGCATCACCGACATGGCTTGGGTAGGCCGGTTGGGAAGCGAGGCCGTAGCCGCTATCGGCGCCGTTGGTATCCTTACTTGGATGACGAACTCGATCTCTTACTTGAATAAAGTAGGCTCGGAGGTGAGTGTCGGGCAAAGTATCGGGGCGCAAAACGTGGAAGATGCCCGAGGATTCGCTTCCCATAACCTAACGATCGCCTTGATCCTCTCGCTTTGCTGGGGATTCTTGCTATTCGTCCTCGCTCGTCCGATTATCGGCTTCTACAAACTGGAGGAACCGATTGCGTTGAACGCCGTGGAATATTTGAGAATCGTCGCTTCCGCATTCCCATTTATCTTCCTCTCGGCGGCGTTTACCGGGATTCATAATGCCTCGGGATTGAGTAAGATTCCATTTTATATCAGCGGAACAGGTCTTTTACTGAATATGGTGCTAGATCCTTTATTTATACTCGGCTTCCATTTGGGTACGGCAGGTGCGGCTTGGGCTACGTGGATCTCCCAAGCGGTGGTTTGCGGACTATTCGTCTATCAGCTAAAATGCCGCAATAAATTGTTCGGTGGATTCCCTTTCTTTGTCCGTTTAAAGGAACGCTACACCAAGCGGATCTTCCAATTGGGCCTGCCGGTAGCGTTATTAAATACGTTCTTCGCGATCATCAATCTTTTTATGGCCCGTACAGCTTCCACCTACGGAGGGCATATCGGTTTGATGACGCTTACGGCAGGTGGACAAATGGAGGCGATCGCATGGAACACCTCACAAGGCTTCAGTACGGCCCTCTCCGCTTTCACCGCCCAGAATTACGCCGCACGCAAGAAAGAACGTATCTTGACCGCTTATCATACGACGCTTAAAATGACTTCGATCATCGGCGTGCTCTGTACCTTGCTATTCGTCTTTTACGGTAGCGAGGTCTTCTCACTGATCGTGCCGGAGCAAGCCGCTTACGAGGCTGGCGGCATATTCCTCCGGATCGATGGCTATTCGATGATCCTCATGATGTTGGAAATTACCACGCAAGGCATGTTCTACGGTACCGGCCGAACGGTTCCACCGGCGATCATCAGCATCTCGTGCAACACCCTGCGCATACCTTTGGCCATCGGGCTGGCGGCAGCGGGACTGGGTATTACGGGTGTTTGGTGGGCGATCAGCCTTTCCAGCATGCTAAAAGGTATCGTCGCTTTCATCTGGTTCAGTATCTTACAGAAGAAGATCTTGTAA
- a CDS encoding TIM barrel protein: MMITRRNFLKAGAAVAALSVVPNGFASILAKKEKAIGVQLYSVRDDLKTDFDGTMKALVDIGYKRMEAAGYRDGKFYGKSPAEMKKYLADLGARMVGSHTGSGLLAEGDTKGWDFWKKNAADTAEVGCKWIVQAGYPSKDIKSLSDVKRLADQFNKCGEIAKANGLRFAFHNHVDEFHELEGKIPFDVMIENTDKGLVTFQIDTAQLVYGGFKCHDYVNRYPGRFANWHLKDANADGKGSTEMGAGIVDFKSLFAVAEKAGLEDYFIEQERYNMTPLQAMKHDYDFLMNASYVKW; the protein is encoded by the coding sequence ATGATGATAACGAGACGGAATTTTTTGAAAGCGGGTGCCGCTGTGGCTGCGCTGAGTGTAGTACCGAATGGCTTTGCCTCTATCTTGGCTAAGAAAGAGAAAGCGATAGGAGTACAGTTGTATAGTGTCCGGGACGACTTGAAGACGGATTTTGACGGTACGATGAAGGCTTTGGTGGATATCGGTTATAAACGGATGGAAGCCGCCGGTTACCGGGATGGCAAATTCTACGGGAAATCCCCGGCCGAGATGAAGAAATATCTGGCGGATCTGGGTGCCCGTATGGTAGGTTCCCATACCGGAAGCGGTTTGCTGGCGGAGGGTGATACCAAGGGATGGGACTTCTGGAAAAAGAATGCCGCTGATACGGCAGAGGTAGGCTGTAAATGGATTGTTCAGGCGGGTTATCCCTCCAAAGATATCAAGAGCCTTTCGGACGTGAAGCGTTTAGCGGATCAATTTAATAAATGTGGTGAGATCGCAAAGGCGAACGGGTTGCGTTTCGCTTTCCATAACCATGTGGATGAATTCCATGAGTTGGAAGGAAAGATCCCGTTCGACGTGATGATCGAGAATACGGACAAAGGGCTGGTTACTTTCCAGATCGATACGGCTCAATTAGTGTATGGCGGTTTTAAATGTCATGATTACGTGAACCGTTATCCCGGTCGTTTCGCCAACTGGCACTTGAAAGACGCGAATGCGGATGGAAAGGGCAGCACGGAGATGGGCGCCGGAATCGTAGACTTCAAATCCTTATTCGCTGTGGCGGAGAAAGCCGGATTAGAGGATTACTTCATTGAGCAAGAGCGTTATAATATGACACCGCTGCAAGCGATGAAACATGATTATGACTTCTTGATGAATGCCTCTTATGTGAAGTGGTAA